In Syngnathus acus chromosome 5, fSynAcu1.2, whole genome shotgun sequence, a genomic segment contains:
- the zgc:109913 gene encoding regulator of G-protein signaling 9-binding protein: MMEDILSLREAKFPNCIWPRSCRLSTDGDRSQGSEVIMNERHDGSQETLVGVTSCFQTLVHLTSCFQQLAASLGSLADCAFLRSEMAHARTLAADVANGLSRHLMHLLSDCDSGPPGAGASAERQALERVWVHFLAAAENFLRDLRKAADLIGRFPLGQQKDRRALINAGCLDGMTGVTERTGSVQPPRLDSDEEDLHWGAGLQQHLSRLEAMISDMQLRVPVAFWSVETTQPSCGEVSDEAEDGLEKAGAAEPSICCWPPTRSGFGCAWS, encoded by the exons ATGATGGAAGACATCCTCTCGCTCAGAGAGGCCAAATTTCCAAATTGCATCTGGCCGAGGTCTTGTCGTCTTTCCACTGATGGGGACAGGTCACAGGGGTCGGAGGTCATCATGAACGAGCGTCACGACGGCAGCCAGGAGACGCTGGTGGGGGTCACCTCCTGTTTCCAAACGCTGGTGCacctcacttcctgtttccagCAGTTGGCGGCATCGCTGGGAAGCTTGGCCGATTGTGCTTTCCTGAGGAGCGAGATGGCACACGCCAGGACGCTGGCCGCAGACGTCGCCAACG GTTTGTCCCGCCATCTCATGCATCTTCTATCTGACTGCGACTCGGGCCCGCCGGGTGCCGGTGCTTCGGCGGAGCGGCAAGCACTGGAGCGCGTGTGGGTCCACTTCCTGGCCGCCGCAGAGAACTTCCTGCGGGACCTGCGCAAGGCCGCCGACCTGATCGGACGCTTCCCGCTGGGCCAGCAAAAGGACCGGCGTGCACTGATCAACGCAG GCTGTCTGGACGGCATGACGGGTGTGACCGAGAGGACGGGCTCTGTTCAGCCACCCCGGTTGGACTCCGACGAAGAAGACCTCCACTGGGGCGCGGGCCTTCAGCAACACCTCAGCCGACTGGAGGCCATGATTAGCGACATGCAGCTCAGG GTGCCAGTGGCGTTCTGGTCGGTGGAAACCACGCAGCCGTCGTGCGGCGAAGTCTCGGACGAGGCCGAAGATGGCCTGGAGAAGGCTGGCGCCGCCGAGCCATCCATCTGCTGCTGGCCGCCCACACGTTCGGGCTTTGGCTGCGCCTGGTCGTAA